Proteins encoded within one genomic window of Empedobacter falsenii:
- a CDS encoding TonB-dependent receptor gives MKRSIFLLSLFGASILYAQEKDSIQKEEIQLGEVSIVEKLPITVEKVTDKMLQKKNLGQDVPTLLNSATSVSITSDTGTGIGYSSIKIRGLNEQSINVTLNGIPLNNPESQGVFWVNMPDLASSTSSMMIQRGVGTSSNGMASFGASVNIESQNPSTVPFAETNVSFGNYKTQKYTVQAGTGKILNNKLSIDGRFSKINSDGYVDRSWSDLISYDFTALYELNEKTKFRFQNMFGKEQTYQAWSGVDAETLKNDRTYNSEGEILDENGKVEGFYKNHTDNYRQNHYFLSWLQDFGNNWKSNLTVHYTKGKGYYESYKNNRGLKRYKLDYLTSDKRNLINREYLDNDFYGFNLEVENQKLNNFKVFFGLSANEYDGDHYGNVLWVKGTDFKDKDFKYYNNRSVKKQLAAYAKVLYQLNKFELFGDLQYRYVDYDAKYLPNGENYDEDFRPFSDKFNFVNPKAGLNFKINSSNVMYASYGISHREPLRVDYENNGKRPTAEFLQDYELGYKKSGQLSLSVNVYYMAYKNQLVPTGKLNDVGTPIRENSGKSYRRGVEFDANYKIIPNRLNVFGNITFSENKHDNYKEEVWNVDGSSSVKEYGKTKIALSPDVISAFGFEAVPFKNVLINLTNKYVGEQYLSNTEPADGKLDSYLVSDLLIRYSPKVKGIKNLEFSFLINNLFDVKYESNGYYYEGGYYFPQAGINVLGGVGIRL, from the coding sequence ATGAAAAGGTCGATTTTTTTATTGTCATTATTTGGTGCATCTATTCTTTATGCACAAGAAAAAGATTCTATTCAAAAAGAAGAAATTCAATTAGGAGAAGTTTCAATTGTCGAAAAACTTCCGATTACAGTTGAAAAGGTAACTGATAAAATGTTACAAAAGAAGAATTTGGGGCAAGATGTTCCAACTTTGTTAAATTCTGCTACGTCTGTTTCTATAACTTCCGATACAGGAACGGGAATTGGTTATTCGTCTATCAAAATTCGTGGACTTAATGAACAATCTATCAACGTTACATTAAATGGAATTCCGCTTAATAATCCTGAATCTCAAGGTGTTTTTTGGGTGAATATGCCAGATTTGGCTTCGTCAACAAGTTCTATGATGATTCAGAGAGGAGTTGGAACTTCATCAAATGGAATGGCTTCTTTTGGAGCAAGTGTTAACATCGAATCTCAAAATCCGTCTACCGTTCCTTTTGCAGAAACAAATGTTTCTTTCGGAAATTATAAAACGCAAAAATATACAGTTCAGGCTGGTACGGGAAAAATACTAAACAATAAATTGAGTATTGATGGACGTTTTTCTAAGATAAATTCGGATGGATATGTAGACAGATCTTGGTCAGATTTAATCTCTTATGATTTTACAGCTCTATATGAATTGAATGAAAAAACAAAGTTTAGATTTCAGAATATGTTTGGAAAAGAACAAACGTATCAAGCATGGAGTGGTGTAGATGCCGAAACTTTGAAAAATGATAGAACATATAATTCTGAAGGAGAGATTTTAGACGAAAATGGAAAAGTTGAAGGTTTTTATAAAAATCACACTGATAATTATCGTCAAAATCATTATTTTCTTTCGTGGTTACAAGATTTTGGGAATAATTGGAAATCAAATTTAACAGTTCATTATACAAAAGGTAAAGGTTATTACGAGAGCTATAAAAATAATCGCGGTTTGAAACGCTATAAATTGGATTATTTAACTTCAGATAAAAGAAATTTAATCAATCGAGAATATCTTGATAATGATTTTTATGGTTTTAATCTTGAAGTTGAAAATCAAAAATTAAACAATTTCAAAGTGTTTTTCGGATTATCTGCAAACGAATATGATGGCGATCATTATGGAAATGTCTTATGGGTAAAAGGAACAGATTTTAAGGATAAGGATTTCAAATATTACAACAATCGTTCTGTAAAAAAACAATTGGCTGCATATGCGAAAGTATTGTATCAATTGAATAAGTTTGAATTGTTTGGTGATTTGCAATATCGTTATGTTGATTATGATGCGAAGTATTTGCCAAATGGAGAAAATTATGACGAAGATTTTAGACCATTTTCGGATAAATTCAATTTTGTGAATCCAAAAGCTGGGTTAAATTTTAAAATTAATTCTTCAAATGTGATGTATGCTTCTTATGGAATTTCGCATCGTGAGCCACTTCGTGTAGATTATGAGAATAATGGCAAGCGTCCGACGGCTGAATTTTTACAAGATTATGAATTGGGTTATAAAAAGTCAGGACAGTTATCATTGAGCGTAAATGTATATTATATGGCGTACAAAAATCAATTGGTCCCAACTGGGAAATTGAATGATGTAGGAACGCCGATTCGCGAAAATTCAGGAAAAAGTTATAGACGAGGAGTCGAATTTGATGCAAACTATAAGATTATTCCGAATCGTTTGAATGTTTTTGGAAATATTACGTTTAGCGAAAACAAACATGATAATTACAAAGAGGAAGTTTGGAATGTTGACGGAAGTTCTTCTGTGAAAGAGTACGGAAAGACAAAAATTGCGCTTTCGCCAGATGTGATTTCTGCTTTCGGTTTTGAAGCTGTTCCTTTCAAAAATGTATTGATTAATTTGACGAATAAATATGTTGGTGAACAATATTTATCAAATACAGAACCAGCAGAT
- a CDS encoding OmpP1/FadL family transporter — MKWIICSLSLFSVVTIKAQSISVSPYSAYGVGEQLFDNNTEQAGMGGISTVPTNPFGQSANFSNPAANRNLRMTTFNASGSGTNYNFKSGTDKENAGRFNVSNISLAFPVGEKGSFGVGFQPYTALGYDILNTSEKNNIKQTVQMKGDGGLNSLHAFYSRNLSKEFSLGLRVNYLFGELQRNEILAVDGASLAVDYSDKSNYRGAQFTLGSMYTKKIGKNNNLNIGATYTLGTKLRTDVTDLTTSYTYIGTTQSSVDTISIIRIDNGKTKIPQQFTLGASYSKDNTWSLAIEAKYNNWKDFSQPLEGQNTTMSSAVDYKNNVRFAVGGYWIPDYNSYKSYFNRVTYRAGMYYQSAQYSIHGTDIDAYGATLGFGFPIGKQNDGSMMNISLEYGQKGKTANNLIKENYFGVKVGFDINDIWFRKRVID, encoded by the coding sequence ATGAAGTGGATTATTTGTAGTTTATCACTATTTAGCGTGGTAACAATAAAAGCTCAGTCAATATCAGTTTCACCTTATTCGGCATACGGAGTAGGGGAGCAATTGTTTGATAATAATACTGAACAAGCTGGTATGGGCGGTATCTCAACGGTTCCTACGAATCCTTTTGGACAAAGTGCGAACTTCTCGAATCCGGCAGCAAACCGAAACTTGCGTATGACAACTTTCAATGCAAGTGGAAGTGGAACTAATTATAATTTCAAATCTGGAACAGATAAGGAAAACGCTGGTCGTTTCAATGTTTCTAATATCTCATTGGCTTTTCCAGTTGGTGAAAAAGGAAGTTTTGGAGTTGGTTTTCAACCTTACACAGCGTTGGGATATGATATTTTGAATACTTCTGAGAAAAATAATATCAAACAAACTGTACAAATGAAAGGTGATGGAGGGTTAAATAGTCTTCATGCTTTTTATTCAAGAAATCTTTCAAAAGAATTTTCTTTAGGTTTGCGTGTTAATTATCTTTTCGGAGAGTTGCAACGTAACGAAATTTTAGCTGTAGATGGAGCAAGTTTAGCTGTAGATTACAGCGATAAATCGAACTATCGTGGTGCTCAATTTACTTTAGGATCTATGTATACAAAGAAAATTGGAAAAAATAACAATTTAAACATTGGAGCTACTTATACATTAGGAACTAAGTTAAGAACTGATGTTACAGATCTTACAACTTCTTATACATATATTGGAACTACACAATCTTCTGTAGACACAATTTCTATTATTAGAATTGATAATGGAAAAACTAAGATTCCACAACAATTTACTTTAGGAGCATCTTATTCTAAAGATAATACGTGGTCGTTAGCTATAGAAGCAAAATATAATAATTGGAAAGATTTCTCTCAACCATTAGAAGGTCAAAACACAACAATGTCTTCTGCGGTAGATTACAAAAATAATGTACGTTTTGCTGTTGGAGGATATTGGATTCCAGATTATAACAGTTACAAAAGTTATTTTAATCGTGTAACGTACCGTGCTGGTATGTATTATCAATCAGCTCAATACTCTATTCACGGAACAGATATTGACGCTTATGGAGCAACTTTAGGTTTTGGATTTCCAATCGGAAAACAAAATGATGGTTCTATGATGAATATTTCGTTAGAGTACGGACAAAAAGGAAAAACAGCAAACAACTTAATTAAAGAAAATTATTTCGGAGTTAAAGTTGGATTTGATATTAACGATATTTGGTTTAGAAAAAGAGTTATTGACTAA
- a CDS encoding 5-(carboxyamino)imidazole ribonucleotide synthase: MIKIGILGGGQLGYMFLQNALQYPCEISILDPAADAPCALHAHHFVQGDFKDYETVVAFGKDLDAIGIEIEHVNVEALRYLKSIGKRVVPDPEALAIIQDKGIQKEFYVNNNIPTAPYFGLDNWEDLKSKQDINYPIFQKSRKDGYDGKGVQFLKSEADLDKMLQAPSIFETPADLDREIAVVTVADHLGNIVTYPTVEFVINEEYNLLDYLLMPSTLPKEITDRAEQIARDVVKALKSPGVFAVELFLNKDQSIWVNETASRVHNSGHSTIEAAYSSQFDQMLRTLMQLPLGSTKLFTTSAMVNLIGAEGQTGQAEIENIEELLTIPGTFLHWYAKTITKPGRKMGHVTLVNDDLEQLKQNIKQVNATVKVVAKK; encoded by the coding sequence ATGATAAAAATCGGAATTTTAGGAGGAGGACAATTGGGATACATGTTTTTGCAAAATGCATTGCAATATCCTTGCGAGATTAGTATTTTAGATCCAGCTGCTGATGCACCTTGCGCACTACATGCACATCATTTTGTACAAGGCGATTTCAAAGATTATGAAACGGTTGTTGCATTTGGAAAAGATTTAGATGCTATCGGAATTGAAATTGAACACGTAAATGTTGAAGCGTTGCGTTATCTAAAATCAATTGGAAAACGCGTTGTTCCAGATCCTGAAGCTTTAGCTATTATTCAAGACAAAGGAATTCAAAAAGAATTTTATGTCAATAATAATATTCCGACTGCGCCTTATTTTGGATTAGATAATTGGGAAGATTTAAAATCGAAACAAGACATCAATTATCCGATTTTTCAAAAATCTCGAAAAGATGGTTATGATGGAAAAGGTGTTCAATTCCTAAAATCTGAAGCTGATTTAGACAAAATGCTACAAGCTCCTTCAATTTTCGAAACGCCAGCTGATTTAGATCGCGAAATCGCGGTTGTTACCGTTGCCGATCATTTAGGAAATATTGTCACTTATCCAACCGTAGAATTTGTCATCAACGAAGAATATAATTTGTTAGATTATTTATTGATGCCTTCTACACTTCCGAAAGAAATCACTGATCGTGCTGAACAAATTGCGCGTGATGTGGTAAAAGCATTGAAATCTCCAGGAGTTTTCGCAGTCGAATTATTCTTGAATAAAGATCAATCGATTTGGGTAAACGAAACCGCTTCTCGCGTTCACAATTCTGGACATTCAACAATAGAAGCAGCTTATTCATCACAATTCGATCAAATGTTAAGAACCTTAATGCAATTGCCTCTTGGTTCTACAAAATTGTTTACAACTTCTGCAATGGTCAATTTGATTGGCGCTGAAGGACAAACTGGACAAGCCGAAATCGAAAATATTGAAGAATTATTGACGATTCCAGGAACATTTTTACATTGGTATGCAAAAACTATCACAAAACCAGGTCGAAAAATGGGACACGTTACCTTAGTGAACGATGATTTAGAACAATTAAAACAAAACATAAAACAAGTAAATGCAACGGTGAAAGTCGTGGCAAAAAAGTAA
- the lptC gene encoding LPS export ABC transporter periplasmic protein LptC, whose product MDKQKLYKKANEKVLIKPTLVFGLISVFVLLFSCKKELPPISKKKVEFPTRTLINANIINKDSGRISGNLRSPLIEEYTTVDSPYTIFRKGLNLDFYQKGSVKPGYFQADWAKLSDVTGLYEGRGNVIIVNEKGDSLKSEQLFWNKKNKTVYTSKEVYLISKEGDSLTAKNGLQATDDLETYTLFNNQGFKYVDDNQKF is encoded by the coding sequence TTGGACAAACAAAAATTGTATAAAAAAGCAAACGAAAAAGTTTTAATTAAACCAACTCTTGTATTTGGTCTGATTAGCGTTTTCGTTTTGCTTTTTTCTTGTAAAAAAGAACTTCCTCCTATCAGTAAAAAGAAGGTAGAATTCCCAACACGCACACTTATCAATGCAAATATTATTAACAAAGATTCGGGAAGAATTTCTGGTAATTTGCGTTCGCCACTAATCGAAGAATATACAACGGTAGATTCTCCTTACACGATTTTTAGAAAAGGTTTAAACCTTGATTTTTATCAAAAAGGAAGCGTAAAACCAGGTTATTTTCAAGCAGATTGGGCAAAGTTGAGTGATGTAACGGGATTGTACGAAGGTAGAGGAAACGTAATTATCGTAAATGAGAAAGGTGATTCGTTGAAAAGCGAACAATTATTTTGGAATAAAAAAAATAAAACAGTTTATACATCGAAAGAAGTTTACTTAATTAGCAAGGAAGGCGATTCGTTAACAGCGAAAAACGGTTTGCAAGCTACTGACGATTTAGAAACCTATACTTTATTCAATAATCAAGGATTTAAGTATGTTGATGATAATCAAAAATTCTAA
- a CDS encoding SurA N-terminal domain-containing protein: MAVLGEIRKKTWLIFVVIGVAMLAFVAGDLFGENSKIKQLFTGDPSVVGTVNGEPIGIAEYQSAYDQTQKMYENQGQTATPNQIAQQTWNSLVSQKVLKQHAEKLGLKVSDDEFWSYTAQNFGMASGAEAQQQIAQLEANAASSPEAQQQYRGWLQTAEQIKLQILSQKYFGYVMAGTAVTGKEADIQQGYNISNANIQYAFVDYATLAKKLNVKVTDEEISAYEAKYPKLFKAEGLVKLSYTYFPAGASTADDAVALANIKKYLSTQIVHDEVNNVTDTIAAFGSAKSDSVYVTQNSEKPFIPNYFTKAELEQAQLGPEATNFLKTATVGQIGGPFKIGNTYQLYKLSKSKEVKDSVKSSHILVSYTGSAAGNGVKRTKDEAKKLAEQILAEVKANPASFGEVASTKSDDKSSAVQKGSIGWVGKNNQLDQTYNGFIFSKPVGTVDLVESQFGFHIIKVDEAKNKTAYQVANIVKTIEPSKATTEKAFTNARTYVQNVEKKSLNDFKNIAKKGGYLNNTTEGIERYAAIGQDIPNDQDGDILKWAFDKKTEKGATNLFTSSTGDYIVVHLVEKFDKGLAHPSVVRQYVEPVLMHEKVGKLVDEQVANGGLNAFASKFGAKKGNATVNFSNSNLTGIGLEPKVVGAAFGVKPNQSSKAIIGNAGIFYVIPSTQQIQKNQKGSMILDNLNRQLRGRFQQTLLQSLIQAADVVDNRDRALR, translated from the coding sequence ATGGCAGTTTTAGGAGAAATTCGTAAAAAAACTTGGCTGATCTTCGTGGTAATCGGAGTTGCAATGTTAGCTTTCGTTGCAGGAGATTTATTCGGAGAGAATTCAAAAATAAAACAATTATTTACTGGAGATCCGTCTGTAGTTGGTACAGTGAACGGAGAACCTATTGGTATTGCAGAATATCAGAGTGCGTACGATCAAACACAAAAGATGTACGAAAATCAAGGTCAAACTGCAACTCCAAATCAAATTGCTCAACAAACTTGGAACAGCTTAGTTAGTCAGAAAGTGTTGAAACAACATGCTGAAAAATTAGGTTTAAAAGTTTCTGATGATGAATTTTGGAGCTATACAGCTCAAAACTTCGGAATGGCGTCTGGTGCAGAAGCACAACAACAGATTGCGCAATTAGAAGCAAATGCGGCATCAAGTCCAGAGGCGCAACAACAATATAGAGGTTGGTTGCAAACTGCTGAACAAATAAAATTACAGATTTTATCTCAAAAATATTTTGGTTATGTAATGGCTGGTACAGCGGTTACAGGTAAAGAAGCGGATATTCAACAAGGATACAATATTTCGAATGCAAATATTCAGTATGCATTTGTAGATTACGCAACTTTGGCTAAAAAATTAAATGTAAAAGTAACAGACGAAGAAATTTCTGCTTACGAAGCGAAATATCCAAAATTGTTCAAAGCAGAAGGTCTAGTAAAATTAAGTTATACTTATTTCCCTGCTGGAGCTTCGACTGCTGATGACGCTGTTGCTTTAGCAAATATCAAAAAATATTTATCAACTCAAATTGTTCATGACGAAGTGAACAATGTTACAGATACAATTGCGGCGTTTGGTTCTGCAAAAAGTGATTCGGTTTATGTTACTCAAAATTCTGAGAAACCATTTATTCCAAATTATTTTACAAAAGCAGAATTAGAACAAGCTCAATTAGGGCCAGAAGCAACAAACTTCTTGAAAACTGCAACAGTTGGACAAATTGGTGGACCTTTCAAAATTGGAAATACATACCAATTATACAAGCTTTCGAAATCGAAAGAAGTAAAAGATTCTGTAAAATCTAGTCATATCTTAGTTTCTTACACAGGAAGCGCTGCTGGAAACGGAGTAAAACGTACAAAAGACGAAGCAAAAAAATTAGCTGAACAAATTTTAGCTGAAGTAAAAGCAAATCCAGCTTCTTTTGGAGAAGTTGCTTCAACAAAATCGGATGATAAATCATCTGCTGTACAAAAAGGAAGCATTGGTTGGGTTGGAAAAAACAATCAATTAGACCAAACTTATAACGGATTTATTTTCTCTAAACCAGTTGGAACAGTTGATTTGGTTGAATCTCAATTTGGGTTCCATATCATCAAAGTTGATGAAGCGAAAAACAAAACAGCTTATCAAGTTGCGAATATTGTAAAAACAATCGAGCCTTCTAAAGCGACAACAGAAAAAGCATTTACAAATGCAAGAACATATGTTCAGAATGTTGAGAAAAAATCATTGAATGATTTCAAAAATATCGCGAAAAAAGGTGGTTATTTAAATAATACAACTGAAGGAATCGAGCGTTATGCTGCGATTGGTCAAGATATTCCAAACGATCAGGATGGAGATATCTTAAAATGGGCTTTTGACAAGAAAACAGAAAAAGGAGCAACAAACTTGTTTACATCTTCTACAGGAGATTATATCGTTGTTCATTTAGTTGAAAAATTTGACAAAGGTTTGGCGCATCCAAGTGTTGTTCGTCAATATGTAGAGCCAGTTTTGATGCACGAAAAAGTTGGTAAATTAGTAGACGAGCAAGTTGCAAACGGTGGATTGAATGCTTTTGCATCTAAATTTGGAGCGAAAAAAGGAAATGCTACGGTTAACTTCTCTAATTCTAATTTAACTGGAATTGGTTTAGAGCCTAAAGTTGTAGGAGCTGCGTTTGGTGTAAAACCAAATCAATCTTCTAAAGCAATTATTGGTAATGCAGGTATTTTCTACGTAATTCCTTCAACTCAACAAATTCAAAAGAATCAAAAAGGTTCAATGATTTTGGATAATTTAAACCGTCAATTACGAGGACGTTTCCAACAAACATTGTTACAATCATTGATTCAAGCTGCTGATGTGGTTGATAACCGCGATAGGGCTTTACGTTAA
- a CDS encoding tetratricopeptide repeat protein, which yields MKRKIWILFLVLLTQYTKAQSDFNKDQQLVYTYLYSKDYENAKSIIDNNLLKSDDIHNKIIGYVLLADYYRSIKKEVESIEALEKAKALARKNKNKVDIAFVEYGYAQYYDKINQQELFLKSINKSINEMSKHKNENFILTQMYFLRFSNKLRKSLESGFRSDVINANKHALLGKNNLQINFTFNNLGYYYQKQFEDTNNKKFLDSSVTSYNNAYKYALLIKEESVRNRCLVVHYLNKSSSIIKTSKEYPHEESLKYSMQALNIGKNSPNCSDIVALIYINIGDSYFKREEFETAKNYFLKAEKLAMNDNKIFPAHKIIILNNLSITYEHLDQLDKALEYERKVKEFIQQNDQEQFDNNTKSLEIFYNTEQKNQQIKQLEEKNQIYSKQKFLYIGIILLAIAGVIFLMYMLYYKLKSNKQKTDLLKAERYEAELNLELEKQEKARIKAEQELLALQQEQLNKQALATSLQLKQKNSFLNELKEKIKDKEALNLDRILKDERLMDDDFNEIQNIIKEVHPNFFNKLSEVSKSKLTNQDMKYAAYLYLNMDNVQIANVMKVETKTVRMAKYRLKQKIGLEKEADLQTFIQSLFS from the coding sequence ATGAAGAGAAAGATATGGATATTATTCCTTGTATTACTTACTCAATATACCAAGGCACAAAGTGATTTTAACAAAGATCAACAATTGGTTTACACCTATTTGTATAGCAAAGATTATGAAAATGCAAAATCAATTATTGATAATAATTTATTAAAAAGCGATGATATACATAATAAGATTATAGGTTATGTATTGCTTGCAGATTATTATAGAAGTATAAAAAAAGAAGTTGAAAGTATTGAAGCTTTAGAAAAAGCTAAAGCATTAGCTAGGAAAAACAAAAATAAGGTGGATATTGCCTTTGTTGAATATGGTTATGCTCAATATTATGATAAAATTAATCAACAAGAATTATTTTTAAAATCCATTAATAAAAGTATTAATGAAATGAGTAAACATAAAAATGAAAATTTTATACTTACTCAAATGTATTTCCTTAGGTTTAGTAATAAACTACGTAAATCACTAGAATCTGGATTTAGATCTGACGTTATTAATGCAAACAAGCATGCTTTATTAGGAAAAAATAATCTTCAAATTAATTTTACATTTAATAATCTGGGATACTATTATCAGAAACAATTTGAAGATACTAATAACAAAAAGTTTCTAGATTCTTCTGTTACCAGCTATAATAACGCTTACAAATATGCATTATTAATAAAGGAAGAAAGTGTAAGAAATCGTTGTTTGGTTGTACATTATCTTAATAAAAGTAGTAGTATAATTAAAACTTCTAAAGAATATCCTCATGAAGAGAGTTTAAAATACTCGATGCAAGCGCTGAACATTGGTAAAAACTCTCCAAATTGTAGTGATATAGTTGCTTTAATTTACATAAATATTGGAGATAGTTATTTTAAAAGAGAGGAATTTGAAACTGCAAAAAACTACTTTCTAAAAGCAGAAAAATTAGCAATGAATGATAACAAAATTTTTCCTGCTCATAAAATCATCATTCTTAATAATTTATCAATCACATATGAACATCTAGATCAATTAGATAAAGCCTTAGAATACGAACGAAAAGTAAAAGAATTTATTCAGCAAAATGATCAAGAACAATTTGATAACAATACAAAGTCTTTAGAAATTTTTTATAATACTGAGCAAAAAAATCAGCAAATAAAACAATTAGAAGAAAAGAATCAAATTTATTCTAAACAGAAATTTCTTTATATAGGTATTATTTTGCTTGCGATTGCTGGTGTGATTTTCTTAATGTATATGTTGTATTATAAGCTAAAATCAAACAAACAGAAAACAGATTTACTAAAAGCCGAACGATACGAAGCCGAACTAAATTTAGAACTTGAAAAACAAGAAAAGGCTCGTATTAAAGCCGAACAAGAGTTACTAGCTTTACAACAAGAACAATTGAACAAGCAAGCTTTAGCAACTTCTTTGCAATTAAAACAGAAGAATTCTTTCTTGAATGAACTGAAAGAAAAAATAAAAGACAAAGAAGCCTTAAATCTTGATCGAATCTTGAAAGACGAGCGTCTAATGGATGATGATTTTAATGAAATACAAAATATTATAAAAGAAGTTCATCCAAACTTTTTCAATAAACTAAGCGAAGTTTCTAAAAGTAAATTAACTAATCAAGACATGAAATATGCCGCATATTTGTATCTAAATATGGATAATGTACAAATCGCAAATGTGATGAAAGTAGAAACGAAAACGGTACGTATGGCAAAATATCGTTTAAAACAGAAAATTGGTTTAGAAAAAGAAGCTGATTTACAAACATTTATTCAAAGTTTATTTTCATAA
- a CDS encoding endonuclease/exonuclease/phosphatase family protein, protein MLTKWSRILFFVFAGIYLTSKSFYQYFVFDMLSHYSIYALIIAFFLCLIHNYAIRKEEKKNIFWLIPLVAIPIITYKNLGNFYFGDNAKGEKSNFKITSINIFSQNEEFQHLKDYLAKEKSDVLVLQELTPAWQKHVEFIRKEYPYYKEEVRNNNFGIAIYSKIPFTKVSTKNYIDEMHPSILAEIIVDAKPLSILATHPVPPLPNQARFERRNKQYELMKQEIDALSNENIILVGDLNSTVYSPNFKLVQSDKMKDARSGFGLNNSWNAFIPIFRTNIDQCWVSKNIKVTNFYRGDDIKSDHFPIVAELKIE, encoded by the coding sequence ATGTTAACAAAATGGAGTAGAATTTTATTTTTTGTATTTGCTGGAATTTATTTAACGAGCAAGAGTTTTTATCAATATTTTGTGTTTGATATGTTGTCGCATTACTCTATTTATGCGCTGATTATTGCTTTTTTCTTGTGTTTGATTCATAATTATGCTATCAGAAAAGAGGAGAAAAAGAATATTTTTTGGTTGATTCCTTTGGTTGCAATTCCAATTATTACGTACAAGAATCTTGGGAATTTTTATTTTGGAGATAATGCAAAAGGAGAAAAATCGAATTTTAAAATTACTTCAATTAATATTTTTTCTCAGAATGAAGAATTTCAACATCTAAAAGATTATTTGGCTAAAGAAAAAAGTGATGTACTTGTTTTACAAGAATTAACGCCAGCTTGGCAAAAACATGTAGAGTTTATCCGAAAAGAATATCCATATTATAAAGAAGAGGTAAGAAATAACAATTTTGGAATTGCGATTTATTCTAAAATACCGTTTACAAAAGTGTCTACAAAAAATTATATTGATGAGATGCATCCGTCTATTTTAGCGGAAATTATTGTAGACGCTAAACCATTAAGCATTTTGGCAACGCATCCTGTTCCGCCTTTACCAAATCAGGCTCGTTTTGAAAGACGAAATAAACAATACGAATTGATGAAGCAGGAAATTGATGCTTTATCGAATGAAAATATCATTTTAGTTGGAGATTTGAATTCTACGGTTTATTCACCGAATTTCAAATTGGTGCAATCAGATAAAATGAAAGATGCTCGTTCTGGTTTTGGATTGAATAATTCTTGGAATGCTTTCATCCCAATTTTCCGCACAAATATTGACCAATGTTGGGTTTCAAAGAACATAAAAGTTACCAATTTTTATCGTGGAGATGATATAAAATCGGATCATTTTCCGATTGTTGCAGAACTTAAGATAGAATAA
- the purE gene encoding 5-(carboxyamino)imidazole ribonucleotide mutase has protein sequence MVGIIMGSDSDLPIMKQAADLLTELNIPFELTIVSAHRTPQRMFDYAKTAHERGINVIIAGAGGAAHLPGMVASITPLPVVGVPIKSSNSIDAWDSILSILQMPNGIPVATVAVNAAKNAGILAARILGATNPTLQERLIQYQEDLQKAVEAKIELVKSEYPNGFDR, from the coding sequence ATGGTAGGAATTATAATGGGAAGTGATAGCGATTTGCCTATCATGAAACAAGCTGCTGATCTATTAACAGAACTAAATATCCCTTTCGAATTAACAATTGTTTCAGCGCATCGTACGCCACAACGTATGTTTGATTATGCGAAAACGGCACACGAACGTGGAATAAATGTCATTATAGCTGGAGCTGGTGGTGCTGCGCATTTACCAGGAATGGTTGCATCTATTACGCCGCTTCCTGTGGTTGGTGTTCCAATTAAATCGTCAAATTCTATTGATGCTTGGGATTCGATTTTATCTATTTTGCAAATGCCAAATGGAATTCCAGTTGCAACAGTTGCTGTAAATGCGGCGAAGAATGCAGGAATTTTGGCAGCGCGTATTTTAGGAGCGACTAATCCAACTTTGCAAGAAAGATTAATCCAATATCAAGAAGATTTACAAAAAGCTGTAGAGGCGAAAATAGAGCTTGTAAAAAGCGAATATCCGAATGGGTTTGATAGGTAA